The following are encoded in a window of Lagenorhynchus albirostris chromosome 3, mLagAlb1.1, whole genome shotgun sequence genomic DNA:
- the SH3BP5L gene encoding SH3 domain-binding protein 5-like, whose translation MAELRQVPGGRETPQGELRPEVVEDEVPRSPVAEEPGGGGSNSSEAKLSPREEEELDPRIQEELEHLNQASEEINQVELQLDEARTTYRRILQESARKLNTQGSHLGSCIEKARPYYEARRLAKEAQQETQKAALRYERAVSMHNAAREMVFVAEQGVMADKNRLDPTWQEMLNHATCKVNEAEEERLRGEREHQRVTRLCQQAEARVQALQKTLRRAIGKSRPYFELKAQFSQILEEHKAKVTELEQQVAQAKTRYSVALRNLEQISEQIHARRRGQLPHPAGQLRSSPVGAEAGPDGGEDGDSGIIEGAEGGGLEEGVSLGPGPAPDTDTLSLLSLRTVASDLQKCDSVEHLRGLSDHASLDGQELGPRSGGRNGRHQRSISL comes from the exons ATGGCTGAACTCAGGCAGGTTCCAGGGGGACGGGAGACCCCACAGGGGGAGCTTCGGCCTGAGGTTGTAGAGGATGAAGTCCCACGGAGCCCAGTTGCAGAGGAGCCTGGAGGAGGTGGAAGCAACAGCAGTGAAGCCAAATTGTCcccaagagaagaagaagaactgGATCCTAGAATACAG GAGGAGCTGGAGCATCTGAACCAGGCCAGTGAGGAGATCAACCAGGTGGAGCTGCAGCTGGAT GAAGCCAGGACCACCTACCGGAGGATCCTGCAGGAGTCAGCAAGGAAGCTCAACACGCAGGGCTCCCACTTGGGGAGCTGCATCGAGAAGGCCCGGCCCTACTATGAGGCTCGGCGGCTGGCTAAGGAG GCCCAGCAGGAGACACAGAAGGCAGCACTGCGGTATGAGCGGGCTGTGAGCATGCACAACGCTGCCCGGGAGATGGTGTTTGTGGCTGAGCAGGGCGTCATGGCTGACAAGAACCGGCTGGACCCCACGTGGCAGGAGATGCTCAACCACGCCACCTGCAAG GTGAATGAGGCCGAGGAGGAGCGGCTTCGTGGTGAGCGGGAACACCAGCGGGTGACGCGGCTGTGCCAGCAGGCTGAGGCTCGGGTTCAGGCCCTGCAGAAGACCCTCCGGCGGGCCATTGGCAAGAGCCGCCCCTACTTCGAGCTCAAGGCCCAGTTCAGCCAGATCCTGGAG GAGCACAAGGCCAAGGTGACAGAGCTGGAGCAGCAGGTAGCCCAGGCCAAGACCCGCTACTCAGTCGCCCTGCGCAACCTGGAGCAGATCAGCGAGCAGATTCATGCGCGGCGCCGGGGCCAGCTCCCTCACCCCGCGGGCCAGCTGCGCTCTTCCCCAGTGGGGGCCGAGGCCGGGCCTGATGGTGGCGAGGATGGGGACAGCGGGATCATCGAGGGGGCCGAGGGCggggggctggaggagggtgtcagcctggggcctggccctgcccccgaCACGGACACGCTGagcctgctgagcctgcgcactgtGGCTTCAGACCTGCAGAAGTGCGACTCCGTGGAGCACCTGCGGGGCCTCTCGGACCACGCCAGTCTGGATGGCCAGGAGCTGGGTCCCCGGAGTGGGGGTCGTAACGGCCGCCACCAGCGCAGTATCAGCCTGTAG